TTACAGGAAGAACACCTTACAAGATCAATGTGGATTTTATGTCAAAGTTAGCATGGATGGAGCCCCTTTTCTTAGAAAAATTGATCTTAAATTGTACAATTGTTACACTGAGCTACTTAAGGCAATTGAGAACATGTTCAAGCTCAATATAGGTGAATATTCAGAGAGAGAAGGCTATAAAGGTTCAGAATTTGCACCTGCTTATGAGGATAAAGATGGTGATTTGATGCTTGTTGGAGATGTTCCTTGGGAGTAAGTTCTTGAACTCTGACCCCaaccgccccccccccccccctcccccacaaCAACAAATAATTATTGCCGATAAAAAATCAAATCATTTATAAGGTAATTGTAGgtaatttttagaaaaacatATAATTGATAATCCGATAAAAATGATGATTAATTTGCAATAATAATAGGTTAAACCTATATACGTCGTGTAAAATTTTACAGTGTctatgtatataacttaaacttatatatatgttatatacatgTCTTTGAGCATGGATGTTAATGGAATTTTCATCGCTATTACAGAATGTTCATATCATCATGCAAAAGGCTGAGGATAATGAAAGGATCAGAGGCAAGAGGCTTGGGATGTGGAATATAATGTATATGAAAAATCCCACAcacaaatttaaaattgattctttttttttctttttctttttatttttgaaattttgttcaAACAAAAGTgcagaaaaagaagaggagaaactTATACTATAATTTACAGGTACCTTTTTGGTTGTTCTTGTTGTAACATCATGTATATAGCAGGAAATAAACCGTGGTGGTCTATAAGTCCTGCagttttattgtttttttggaCTGGGATTATCTCCCCTTCAAACGTACAAAGCAACTGTTTTTTTTTGGCTGTAAGAGCAATTGTATAAACACACATACacagtattttttttcttttttcaattcttgggtatgaaaaatatttttgttctcCAATTTCTCTTAGCttcttcaataatttttttttttttggaataatcATCTGATATTTAGTGACTGATCTGACTAACTCAGATACCTGCCGCGTATGACCCATTTAAAAAAGGAACGTTCCCTATAAATATAACCAACAATCTCGATAGCTTGtttgtaaggaaaaaaaaacatactcaCTTATCAGTGCATCTAGTAGATAAGGAATAATTGAATTGTCGAACTAAATTGAACTATTTTTTATTATGAAGTATGACACACAAAAATATTGGTTTGTGTAATGTGACTACAACCCACAGACTGTGAtgattttttcaaaactatgTATATAAACTAAGACTCTTTTTAAATTACTGCATAATCTCTTCAATGATTTAGGTAGATTAAAtagggaaaaggacactgtGTGTCCACTCATCCAAACTAATCCCACATTTAATTACTGTTTGGGGTTAATCCCACTAGGTGTCCAATCGGCCCAAATTAATGCAAAAAAATGGTCGGTCGGCTCAAAATAACGCTAAGGCTACGTCCACTTAAAATTGtgtgcttgaaaaaaaaaaaaaactttttgtggcgactaaatCGCCACAAAAACGTCGCCACTAAAGGGCTGCtacagcatatatacatatgttggaattatatatacattttatatacaagaattatacagtttatatacatatgctggaattaatcatacatttattatacgttaattatacatttattatacacatattatacaataatgatatgatatttatttttaacatatacaatagtgatacatattatataccacaatgatacggtttctataatacattttttatacgtatagtgcactttctatacaagatcGATACGCTTATAAACACACAtcttaattatatatacactttctatacaaaaatgatacatattatatacaaaaatgatacaattttctattctatacagTACGAAGCGCTTGCATTATACACAttatatcaataaattatatatattatatagaaaaatgatacataccttagtgattcatattttatacagtatctatacattacagatagatactgatacatattttatacacaaattacacatattatatataaaaatcgcctcaaacatttttgtatttgggtttttatttaaaaattgccTTATTTAAGTTTTGGCTAATGAATGGGATTAGTTTAAGGGGTACAATTTAGGTTTAGAAGAATTGTGGCCAGCGAGTGGAATTAGTTTCACCCGACCTAACAATTATGTCCTTTCCCCGATTAAATATGCCTAGCGAAAGATATATGGCTTGTCATAATTAAAGTTAGAGAAACTTGCAAACACACCCATGTGGTATGCTACCCAACTAACAGTATGTTGTGttgtaattttaaaatatatgagTTGGCAACAAGTACTTGCTCGTAGATTATTGCTTTAAAATGATCACAAGAACTACCTAATCATTAAGTAATTAAGTCATTAAGTCCATTTATTTACATTAATATCTAAGTACTTAATTGAtctgaataggtcttaatcattaagattttattcaaagtcttaatatcattaagaggaactttgtatgaataatttttatcaCCGGCtccacccacccccactcctACCACCCACCCCAACTCTCCACTACCCTATCCCCTATACCaacccctacccccaccccacaACAACCACCCCAAAGCCCTCACCTATACCCACCACCACCCCCAAGCCCCTAACCCCATTCACCACCCCTATCCTATCCCCACCATACCCCTGCACtccacccccaccaccacccacccccaaaaCCCCACTTACCACCACGCACCTACTCCACCACCATTACAAAGCATCTCTACCATTACTTGCAAACATAAATgttcatttttttatcaaataatatttgtattttattaaatttgtatctattttctaatatttagttacttttttatttgaattgtatatttattacttATGTTTAAATTcatacattatgcacattcagatgttgaaaaacaaacaatCTTAATCATTTAGTGTTCAGATCTAGACACAACATCTTAATCaagatgtgcattcagattaGACGCCTtgatcttaatgaaaacaaataaaGTATAAGTAATTTTACATGAGTTGGTATAAAATACTTTAGTTGGGTTAAGTATTTATCCAGAAACTACATGGTTGAAGTTTTTTCCCCAAGCAAAATGTAAAATGTATTTGATGTTGAGTCTCATTAAAAACTAAAAAGGGGCCAATATGAAAAAAGTTCAACTAAAAAAAGGAGCCAATGTGGTTGAAAAGTAAAACATAGTGGAGTATGACGAATGTACTTTCTTCTCCCTTAGCAGCCATACGCACTCCCTTAGTTTTACTTCACTCTCATCGCTTTCCCCAATTCTCGTGTAAATATCGTATCCTCAAGCCTATTTCCAATAGACCCATTTGGCTAAACACGTAAATTCTCTTTCATTTTGTCTTAATTATGCAAATATTTGCTCGTAGCTTTGTATAGTACTGATTCTTTCATTGTGTCTTTAATTATTTACATTTGGATACTCCCTCCactaaaaaaaagtgtccacctAGCCATTTGCATACCCtcctagaatttttttttttttttgactaaactatccctaATTTAAAAAGATATTGAGATTTAGTCACTTATCACTTAATAaaggcaaatatgaaaaaataaagttaattcttttttaattttgcaGAACTatctgattcttttttttttttttttttttttttggtttttgggttcttttcttcttcttcttttgttgcttttctACCAttttcatatgcttatcttgAATTTGTGCATTTTTTATTGATAAATTGACATAAATAGGCGCCCATTAAAATAATAGCCaacaaatatgtatatttttttgtatattagtGTATGTTATACATAAAATATGAGTacatctttaattatttttggtcAACTGGCCAAATGTGTAATGTACCGTTTGTGTGTCATATGGTGCAAAGATTGAGTTGTCCTCAAATAAGTATTGTCTGAAATTCGCCTTCTCAAGCAACTCAAACCTATTTCCAGTTGACCCTTTTGGCTATACATGTAAATTCTCTTTCACTTGTCTTGATTATGCAAATATTTGTTCAAATCTTCCTATAGTACTGATTCTTTCATTTTGTCTTTAATTGATTACATTTggatactccctccggttcaaaaagagtgtccactacGCCATTTGCACAGTAAAATACTAAGTCCTAGGCAAAAgtagataatttgactaaactgtcCCTAATTAAAaaggtattgagatttgatcacttaacacttaataagggcaaatatggaaaaataagattaattctttcttgatttgacaAGTGGACGCTCTTTTTGAACtaaaaaataaaggctaagtAGACACTCTGTTTGAACGGAAGGGagtagacatttt
This genomic interval from Lycium ferocissimum isolate CSIRO_LF1 unplaced genomic scaffold, AGI_CSIRO_Lferr_CH_V1 ctg51, whole genome shotgun sequence contains the following:
- the LOC132044664 gene encoding auxin-induced protein 22D-like; the protein is MEKSLNLKATELRLGLPGSEEESDHQQIVSNSKNNKRGPESEEDESNSDYEATTPPVAKAQIVGWPPVRSYRKNTLQDQCGFYVKVSMDGAPFLRKIDLKLYNCYTELLKAIENMFKLNIGEYSEREGYKGSEFAPAYEDKDGDLMLVGDVPWEMFISSCKRLRIMKGSEARGLGCGI